CCGCCTGGCCGTGCGCGGTTCGGGCACCTGGAAGGGACTGGCGGGGTATGTGGCCGCCTGCGTCGTCGGCGGCATCGTGGTGGTGTATGCCTTTGGCGTGCCGTGGCTGGCGGCCGTGGCGAAGATGGACATGGCAAAGGCCGCGGGCGCGGTCGCGGTGTTCCTGCCCGGCGATCTGATCAAGGCCGTGGTGGCCGCGTGGGTGGCGTCGCGCGTTGAGCGGGTGTACCCGATGCTGGGCCGCTGATTGCCAAGGGAATCCCCCAACATGACGCCTGCGACCCTTTCAAGTACAAGTTCGCCATTAACAAATGCGTTCGCCAGATTGTGTTTTCCGTAGCACATCAGGGAATTACCGTAGTTGCGGTAGGTCATCTGATACTGTTTTAACCATATAATATTTTTTTCTGTATAACTTTAAACAGGCTCGCTTCGCCTCGGTCGAGGCATATAAGAGCCAACCACAGGAGACAAAAACATGCGCAAGCACTTCGGCTTGTCCGCGGCCGCCGCCGCCGTAGCCCTGACTCTGCCGCTTCTGGCGAGCGCACAGGTCAAGGTTGGCGTGACCGTGGCCAGCACCGGCCCCGCCGCCTCGCTTGGCATCCCCGAGCGCAACACCGTGGCACTGCTGCCCAAGGAAGTCGCCGGCCAGAAGATCGAATGGATCGTGCTGGACGACGCCACCGACACCACGCAGGCCGTCAAGAACTCGCGCAAGCTGGCCACCGACGACAAGGTCGACGTGCTGATCGGCACGTCCGTCACGCCGGGCTCGCTGGCGATGGTCGACGTGGCCGCCGAAGCCAAGGTGCCGATGATCAGCGTGGCCGCCAGCGCCAAGATCGTCGAACCCGTGGATGACAAGCGCCGCTGGGTCTTCAAGACCCCGCAGAACGACGCGCTGATGGCCGGCGCTCTGGCCGACGCGATGTCCAAGTCCAAGGTCAAGACCCTGGGCTTCATCGGTTTTGCCGACGCCTACGGCGACGGCTGGCTGGACGTGATGCAAAAGGCTGCCAAGGCCAAGGGCATCGAGATCGTCGCCGTCGAAAAATACGGCCGCACCGACACCAGCGTGACGGGCCAGGTGCTCAAGCTGGTCGGCGCCAAGCCCGACGCCATCCTGATCGCCGGCGCCGGCACCCCGTCCGCGCTGCCGCAAAAGGAACTGAAGGCCCGCAACTACGGCGGCACCATCTACCAAACCCACGGCGCCGCCAACAACGACGTGCTGCGCGTCTGCGGCAAGGACTGCGACGGCATGCTCCTGCCGGCCGGCCCGCTGCTGGTCGCCGCGCAACTGCCTGACAGCAACCCGGTCAAGAAGTCGGCCCTGGCCTACGTGGAAACCTACGAAAAGGCCAATGGCGCCGGTTCGACCAACACGTTCGGCGGTCATATGTGGGATGCCGGCCAACTGGTCGTCGCCGCGCTGCCCGTGGCCCTGAAGACGGGCGCCAAGCCCGGCACGCCGGAATTCCGCGTTGCGATGCGCGACGCCCTGGAAGGCGTGAAGGACCTGGCCGTGTCACAAGGCGTGTTCAATATGTCGCCCACGGACCACGCCGGCTTTGACGAGCGCTCGCGCGTCATCGTCAAGGTGGAAAACGGCAAGTGGGTCTACCAGCCCGGCCTGTAATTCCCCTGTATCGCCCGAGCGCGGGCCGCCCCATCGCGGGCGTCCCATGCGCGGGGGGCGGCACACCGCCCGCCGCGCCGCGCCCGGCAGGACTTCACACCGGCCTTTCCGGCCGGTGTGTCGTATCAGTGTTCCGGATGGGGTCGGAACACCAAGAAACCACAAGGTAGTTGTTAGATGGATTCCTCAATTGCGCTGATCCTGCTGCAAGACGGTGTCGTCAACGGCGCCATCTATGCCCTCCTGGGCATGGCTCTGGTGCTGGTTTTCGCCGTCACGCGCGTCATTTTCATTCCCCAGGGCGAGTTTGTGGCGTTCGGCGCCCTGACCCTGGCCATGCTGGTGGACGGCAAAGTGCCGGGCACCGCCTATCTGCTGCCGTTGCTGGGCCTGGTGTGCCTGGCGCTTGAGCTGGTGCGCGCCGTGCGCACGCGCAGCGCCGCGGCCCTGCCCAAGACCATCGCCACCTGCGTCGTGCTGCCGCTGGCGCTGTTCTGGCTGACCAAGAGCTACACCGGTCCCGAGAACTCGCTGTGGCTGAACATGCTGCTGACGCTGTTCCTGGTGATTCCGATGGGTCCGATGGTCTATCGCATCGTCTACCAGCCGCTCGCCGAAGCCACCGTGCTGGTGCTGCTGATCGTGTCCGTCGCCGTGCACTTCGCGCTCATGGGCCTGGCGCTCGTGTTCTTTGGCGCCGAAGGCTGGCGCACCCCGGCATTCGTGAGCGGGCAGGTCGACCTGGGCTTCATGACGTGGTCCGCGCAGAGCCTGTTTGTGGTCGCCACGTGCGCGCTGCTAATCATTGCCTTGTGGGTGTTCTTCGGCAAGACGCTGTACGGCCGCGCGCTGCGCGCCACCGCCGTCAACCGCCGCGGCGCGCGTCTGGTGGGCATCAGCACCAACATGTCGGGTTCGCTGACGTTCACGCTGGCCGTGGGCATCGGCGCCATGTCCGGCATGCTGATCGCGCCCATCACCACGGTCTATTACGACACGGGCTTCTTGATCGGCCTGAAGGGCTTTGTCGGCGCCATCATCGGCGGCCTGGCCAGCTATCCCATCGCCGCGGCCGGCTCGCTGCTGGTCGGCGTGCTGGAATCCTTCTCGTCGTTCTGGGCCAGCGCATACAAGGAAGTGATCGTCTTCACCTTGATCATCCCGGTTCTGGTCTGGCGTTCGTTCAGCACCCATCACGCGGACGAAGAGGAATAACAGCCATGAACCGCATTTTGCTTGCCGTTTTTCTCGTCGTCCTAGCGGGCCTGCCGATGGTGTCGGCCACGCCTGAATTCTGGGTGACGCAACTGAACTACATCGGTCTGGCCAGCCTGGTCGTGCTGGGCCTCGTGCTGCTGACCGGCGTCGGCGGCCTGACGTCCTTCGGCCAGGCGGCGTTCGTCGGCCTGGGCGCCTACACCACCGCCTACCTGACGACGCAGTACGACGTGTCGCCCTGGCTGGCGCTGCCCGCGGGCCTGATCCTGACCGCCGTCGTGGCCTACCTGCTGGGCGCGATCACGCTGCGCCTGTCGGGCCACTATCTGCCGCTGGGCACCATCGCCTGGGGTCTGTCGCTGTATTACCTGTTCGGCAACATCGACTGGCTGGGCAAGCACGACGGCATTGCCGGCATCGAGCCCATCAGCATCTTCGGGGTGTCGCTGGCCAACGGCCGCCACATCTATTACCTGATCTGGGTCTGCGTCCTCCTGGCGCTGTGGGCCACGCGCAACCTGCTCAACTCGCGTCCCGGCCGCGCCATCCGCGCGCTCAAGAGCGGGGCGGGCATGGCCGAGTCCATGGGCGTCAACACCGCCGCCTACAAGATCGTGATCTTCGTGTGGGCGGCGTTGCTGGCCTGCGTGTCCGGCTGGCTGTATGCGCACATGCAGCGCGCCGTCAGCCCCAGCCCGTTCGGCCTGAACTACGGCATCGAATACCTGTTCATGGCGGTGGTCGGCGGCGCGGGTTACGTGTGGGGCGCCTTGCTGGGCTCCAGCGTCATCCTGGTGCTGAAGGATCAGCTGCAGAACCTGCTGCCCAAGCTGCTGGACACCAACGCCAACTTCGAGATGATCGTCTTCGGCGTGCTGCTGATCCTGATGCTGCAATACGCGCGCAACGGCCTGTGGCCGATCCTGGCGGGCTGGTGGGGCAGCATCACCGGCGCCAACGGCTCGCGCCGCAATCTGGCGCCGCCCGCCGCGGCCCCGGCCCTGCCGACGCGCGAGCGCCCTCAGCCGGGTCAGGTCGTGCTGGAAGTGGACGCCATCCGCAAGGAATTCGGCGGCCTGGTGGCGGTGAACGACATCACCTTCAAGGTCAGCTCGGGCGAGATCATGGGCCTCATCGGCCCCAACGGCGCGGGAAAGAGCACGACCTTCAACCTGATCAGCGGCGTGCTGCCGGTGACGCGCGGCCAGGTCACGTTCATGGGGCAGCGCATCGACAACCGCTCGGCGCGCGAGATCGCCAAGATGGGCGTGGGCCGCACGTTCCAGCACGTGCAGCTGCTGCCGGGCATGACGGTGCTGGAAAACGTGGCGCTGGGCGCGCACCTGCGTTCGGACGTGGGCGTGCTGTCGGGCGCGCTGCACTCGGACCGCGCCCGCGAAGCGCAGTTGCTGCATGAAGCTGCAGAACAGCTCAAGCGCGTGGGCCTGGGCGAATACCTGTACGAACAGGCGGGCAACCTGGCGCTTGGCCAGCAACGCATTCTGGAAATCGCGCGCGCGCTGGCGTGCGATCCCGTGCTGTTGCTGCTGGACGAACCGGCCGCTGGCCTGCGCTACAAGGAAAAGCAGGACCTGGCGCGCGTGCTGGAACAGCTTCGCGCGGAAGGCATGAGCATTCTGCTCGTTGAACACGACATGGATTTTGTGATGCGCCTGACCAACCACCTCGTGGTGATGGATTTCGGCACGAAGCTGGCCGAAGGCGTGCCGGCCGACGTGCAAAAGAACCCGGCGGTGCTGGAAGCCTACCTGGGCGGCATCGACGACGACCTGCCCGAAGCGGACCAGGCCAAGCCCGTGCCTGCGGGAGGCGTGTGATGAGCGCATCGAATTCCCCCGTTCTCGAAGTCAGCAACCTGTCGGCCCGCTACGGCAAGGTCGGCGCGCTGGCAGGCGCCACGCTCAGCGTGCCGGCCGGCAGCATCGTCACCGTGATCGGCGCCAACGGCGCCGGCAAGTCCACGATGCTCAACGCCATCATGGGTTCGCTGCCGCAGACCGGCCACGCCGCCGGCACCGTGCACTACGCCGGGTCGGACGTGTCGGGCTGGATGGTCGAACGCCGCGTGGCGGCGGGCATGTCGCTGGTGCCAGAGCGCCGTGAGCTGTTCGGCACCATGTCGGTCGAAGACAACCTGCTGCTGGGCGGTTTCCGGCGCTACCGGGCCCGCGAAAGCGGCTGGCGCGACACGCTGAACGAAGTGTTCGATCTGTTCCCGCGGCTGCGCGAACGCCGCGCCCAGCAGGCCGGCACCCTGTCCGGCGGTGAACGCCAGATGCTGGCCGTGGGCCGCGCACTGATGGCCAAGCCGACGCTGCTGATGCTGGACGAGCCCAGCCTGGGTCTGGCGCCCCGCATCGTGCGCGAGATCTTCCACATCATCGCGCGCCTGCGCGAGACCGGCGTGGCAATCCTGCTGGTCGAGCAGAACGCCCGCGCGGCGCTGCAGGTGGCCGATTATGGGTACGTGCTGGAAACCGGCGAGGTCATCCTGCACGGTCCGGCACGCGAACTGGCCGGTGATCCCAAGGTGATTGAAAGCTATCTGGGGTTGGGCAAGGGCGCCGAGGCGGCCTGACGCCATGCGGAATAAAGAAAACGCCGGCTGCCGCGAGGCGCCGGCGTTTTTTTGCGCGCGCGTCTGCCGTTATCGGTCTGCCGTCACTTGCCCGACGGCCAGCGCCCGCCAAGGGCGCGAGTGGCTTCTGCCGCCGCGTCCTGCACAAGCTTGCCCATCTTCTTGACGGCGGCGGGCGAGTAGCGCTCTTTCGGCCCCGACAACGAGATGGCGCCGCAGAGGTCGCCGTCCGGTCCGAAGACCGGGCTGGCTACCGCCGCGCAATTGGGGTCGCGTTCGCCCATGGAGGTGAGCATCAGCCCGGCCTGCGACGGCGGCTGTCCGTCAACCAGATACGCGGTGAGCAGCTTGCCGGCCGCGCCCTTGTCCAGCGGCAGCAGGTCGCCGACGCGGATGCGGTCCAGCGTCGAATGATGCGAATCGACGCGCAACAGGCACACGCGCGACTGCGCGTCGTGATAGACGTGAAAGGACGCACTTTCGGTGCCCTTGTCGACCAGGCCTTCCAGCAGCGGCAGGATGGTCTCGGTCAGGCGGTAGGTGGCCTCGTAGGCCCGCCCGAGGTGGTGGGCATACGGTCCCAGCGCATAGCGCCCGTCGGCGCGGCGCACCACGAGGGCCGCCTTTTCGAGTGAAGCGATAAGCCGCAAGAGTGTGCTCTTGTAAAACCCCGTGGCCCGGGAAAGATCGGCAAGCGTGATGGGATCGGTGCGTTGCGCGACGGCCCCGACGATGGTCAGGGCGCGTTCGACGGCGGCGACGCCGTCGGTGGAATTATCCTGAGTAGGGGTACGACTCATTGGAATGATAGGGGGGTGATTACGCGGTGGTTCCCGAGTCCGGATCGATCACCCGGCTGATGACGGGGAAATAGCGGTTGCCGTGCCCCTGGGCGAGCGCCGCGTCGAACCAGTGATCCACGTTGCGGGCTCCCAGTGCCTGTACGCCGGTCTGTTCTGCCAGCGCCAGCGCGTAGCGCAGGTCTTTGCGGGCGTAGTCCACAGGGAAGGCTTTTTCGGGAAAGTCTGCGGGCAGAATAGCCTTTAAGCCGTGGTTGCGCAACGCGAAGCTGTCCGCCGAACCGCGTGTGAAGGTCTCCAGCAGGACGCGCGGATCGACCCCCGAACGGCGTGCGATGGCGCGTGCTTCGGATAGCGCCACCACCGTTTCGAAGAGCACCATGTTGTTCAGAATCTTGACGACCTGGCCGCTGCCCACCGGGCCGCAATGCGTGATTTCGTTGGCAAACGTGGAGACCAGCGGTTTGACGCGCGCGAACACGCCTTCATCGCCGCCGATCATGACCGACAGTGTGCCGGCTTCGGCCGCGGCGCGCGTGCGGGCGACGGGCGCATCGATGAAAACCGCGCCTTTGGCCGCAAATTCCCCGGCCAGTTCGCGCGTCACGTCGACGGGCGAGGTGCTCAGGTCCACGATCAACTGGCCACTGCGCGCGTTCGCCAGCAGGCCATCGGCGCCGCGGGCAAGCTGCGCCACGACTTCGCCGGACGGCAGCGACAGGAACACCACGTCGCATTCGCGCATGATCTGCTGGGCGGTTGCCGCGGCGACGTTGTGCGCGGCCAGCCGTTGCAGGGGGGCCGGATCGTTGTCGCAGCCCAGCACGGGCACGCCGCCCTTGACGGCCAGATTGCGGCAGATGGGTTCGCCCATGACGCCCAGGCCGATGAAGCCGGCTCGTTGAAATTCAGGCATGAGGATAGTCTCCGATGAAGTGTTGGAGGGGCCGCGCCGGCGGCCCCGGATGATGCTGGGGTAAGGGGCGGCCTACATGCCGAAATAGATGCCCTTGGATTGCTGATACAGGCGCAGTCCGCTCACGCCCTTTTCGCGCCCGATGCCGCTTTGCTTGAAGCCGCCGAAGGGCGTGGAGATGGAGAGCTGCTTGTACGTGTTGATCCAGACGCTGCCCGCCTCCAAGCGCCGGGCCACGCGCCAGGCGCGCCTGTAGTCCGCCGTCCAGACGCCGGAGGCCAGGCCATAGGCGCTGTCGTTGGCCTGGTCGATCAGATCGTCTTCGTCATCGAACACCAGCGCGCACAGCACCGGTCCGAAGATCTCTTCGCGCACGACGTGCGCATCCCGCGACAGGCCGCCAAGGATGGTGGGGCGGTAGAACGCGCCGGCCTCGAAGGCCTTGCCCTCGGGGCGTGCGGCGCCCAGCAGCACTTCTGCGCCATCGCGGCGTGCGCCCTCGACCATGGCTTCGATCTTTTCGCGATGGCCGAAGGAGGCGATCGGGCCCATCTGCGCGCCATCGGCGTCGGGCAAATCGACCCTCAGGCGGCTGGCGCGCGTCACGAGCTTCTCGATGAAGGCCTGGGCGATGCTGCGCTGCACGTACAGCCGGGAACCGGCCACGCAGGACTGGCCGCTGCCTTCGAAGATGCCGCCGATGACGCCGTCGATCGCGGCGTCCTGGTCGGCGTCCTCGAACACGATGTGCGGTGATTTGCCACCCAGTTCCAGCGCCACGGGCATCAGCTTTTCCGCGGCGGCATGCGCAATGGCGCGGCCGCTGCCGGTGCCGCCCGTGAACGACACCATGCGCACGCCGGGGTGCTCGACCAGACGCCGCCCCACGGTCGCGCCCAGGCCGGTCACCACGTTCAGGATGCCAGCCGGCAGGCCGGCCTCAAGGGCAATGCGGCCCAGCGCCAGCGCCGGGGACGAGGTGACCTCGGAGGGTTTGAGGATCACGGCGTTGCCCGCAGCCAGCGCTGGCGCGACCTTCTGCGCCTCCATCGTGAGCGGCGAGTTCCACGGCGTGATCGCAACGACCACGCCATAGGGATCGTAGTGCGTCATGGACAGATAGTTGCCGCGCGCGGGCGTGACCTCGGCGCCCAACGTTTCGCACACGCCGGCGTAGTAGCGGAACGTGGCCGCCGCGCTGGCGACCTGCGCCTTGCACTCGGCCCACACCTTGCCGTTTTCGATCATCTGCAACTGCGCAAGCAGCTGCGCATTCTGGTCCATGCCGTCGGCGATGCGGCGCAGGATCGCGGCGCGCTGGTGCGGCAGCATGTCGCGCCATGCAGGCTGTCGCTGCGCGTGCCAGGCGGCTTGAACCGCCTGGTCGACCTGCGTATCCGACGCCGCGCTGATCCGGTAGTTGCGGGCGCCGGTGGCGGGGTTGATGGACTCGAAGGCGGCGGCGTCCTGCGCGACCCATTCGCCGCCGATCAGCATGGGTTTAAGGGTTTCCGATGATTCGGACATGAAGTGTCGTTCCTCTCTTGATGGCTCTGTTTCGCGCTGGCGGCAAGCGGCCGACGCGCATTTATTCGTTGACAGCCCGGGTTTGAAAAAATATAAAATAGAATAAGCGTTCTGCACAATGGAACGATAAGAATAAACCAAACTTTCAATCG
The DNA window shown above is from Achromobacter spanius and carries:
- a CDS encoding ABC transporter substrate-binding protein → MRKHFGLSAAAAAVALTLPLLASAQVKVGVTVASTGPAASLGIPERNTVALLPKEVAGQKIEWIVLDDATDTTQAVKNSRKLATDDKVDVLIGTSVTPGSLAMVDVAAEAKVPMISVAASAKIVEPVDDKRRWVFKTPQNDALMAGALADAMSKSKVKTLGFIGFADAYGDGWLDVMQKAAKAKGIEIVAVEKYGRTDTSVTGQVLKLVGAKPDAILIAGAGTPSALPQKELKARNYGGTIYQTHGAANNDVLRVCGKDCDGMLLPAGPLLVAAQLPDSNPVKKSALAYVETYEKANGAGSTNTFGGHMWDAGQLVVAALPVALKTGAKPGTPEFRVAMRDALEGVKDLAVSQGVFNMSPTDHAGFDERSRVIVKVENGKWVYQPGL
- a CDS encoding branched-chain amino acid ABC transporter permease, with protein sequence MDSSIALILLQDGVVNGAIYALLGMALVLVFAVTRVIFIPQGEFVAFGALTLAMLVDGKVPGTAYLLPLLGLVCLALELVRAVRTRSAAALPKTIATCVVLPLALFWLTKSYTGPENSLWLNMLLTLFLVIPMGPMVYRIVYQPLAEATVLVLLIVSVAVHFALMGLALVFFGAEGWRTPAFVSGQVDLGFMTWSAQSLFVVATCALLIIALWVFFGKTLYGRALRATAVNRRGARLVGISTNMSGSLTFTLAVGIGAMSGMLIAPITTVYYDTGFLIGLKGFVGAIIGGLASYPIAAAGSLLVGVLESFSSFWASAYKEVIVFTLIIPVLVWRSFSTHHADEEE
- a CDS encoding ABC transporter permease subunit, with translation MNRILLAVFLVVLAGLPMVSATPEFWVTQLNYIGLASLVVLGLVLLTGVGGLTSFGQAAFVGLGAYTTAYLTTQYDVSPWLALPAGLILTAVVAYLLGAITLRLSGHYLPLGTIAWGLSLYYLFGNIDWLGKHDGIAGIEPISIFGVSLANGRHIYYLIWVCVLLALWATRNLLNSRPGRAIRALKSGAGMAESMGVNTAAYKIVIFVWAALLACVSGWLYAHMQRAVSPSPFGLNYGIEYLFMAVVGGAGYVWGALLGSSVILVLKDQLQNLLPKLLDTNANFEMIVFGVLLILMLQYARNGLWPILAGWWGSITGANGSRRNLAPPAAAPALPTRERPQPGQVVLEVDAIRKEFGGLVAVNDITFKVSSGEIMGLIGPNGAGKSTTFNLISGVLPVTRGQVTFMGQRIDNRSAREIAKMGVGRTFQHVQLLPGMTVLENVALGAHLRSDVGVLSGALHSDRAREAQLLHEAAEQLKRVGLGEYLYEQAGNLALGQQRILEIARALACDPVLLLLDEPAAGLRYKEKQDLARVLEQLRAEGMSILLVEHDMDFVMRLTNHLVVMDFGTKLAEGVPADVQKNPAVLEAYLGGIDDDLPEADQAKPVPAGGV
- a CDS encoding ABC transporter ATP-binding protein — encoded protein: MSASNSPVLEVSNLSARYGKVGALAGATLSVPAGSIVTVIGANGAGKSTMLNAIMGSLPQTGHAAGTVHYAGSDVSGWMVERRVAAGMSLVPERRELFGTMSVEDNLLLGGFRRYRARESGWRDTLNEVFDLFPRLRERRAQQAGTLSGGERQMLAVGRALMAKPTLLMLDEPSLGLAPRIVREIFHIIARLRETGVAILLVEQNARAALQVADYGYVLETGEVILHGPARELAGDPKVIESYLGLGKGAEAA
- a CDS encoding IclR family transcriptional regulator, with the translated sequence MSRTPTQDNSTDGVAAVERALTIVGAVAQRTDPITLADLSRATGFYKSTLLRLIASLEKAALVVRRADGRYALGPYAHHLGRAYEATYRLTETILPLLEGLVDKGTESASFHVYHDAQSRVCLLRVDSHHSTLDRIRVGDLLPLDKGAAGKLLTAYLVDGQPPSQAGLMLTSMGERDPNCAAVASPVFGPDGDLCGAISLSGPKERYSPAAVKKMGKLVQDAAAEATRALGGRWPSGK
- a CDS encoding NAD(P)-dependent oxidoreductase: MPEFQRAGFIGLGVMGEPICRNLAVKGGVPVLGCDNDPAPLQRLAAHNVAAATAQQIMRECDVVFLSLPSGEVVAQLARGADGLLANARSGQLIVDLSTSPVDVTRELAGEFAAKGAVFIDAPVARTRAAAEAGTLSVMIGGDEGVFARVKPLVSTFANEITHCGPVGSGQVVKILNNMVLFETVVALSEARAIARRSGVDPRVLLETFTRGSADSFALRNHGLKAILPADFPEKAFPVDYARKDLRYALALAEQTGVQALGARNVDHWFDAALAQGHGNRYFPVISRVIDPDSGTTA
- a CDS encoding aldehyde dehydrogenase, with protein sequence MSESSETLKPMLIGGEWVAQDAAAFESINPATGARNYRISAASDTQVDQAVQAAWHAQRQPAWRDMLPHQRAAILRRIADGMDQNAQLLAQLQMIENGKVWAECKAQVASAAATFRYYAGVCETLGAEVTPARGNYLSMTHYDPYGVVVAITPWNSPLTMEAQKVAPALAAGNAVILKPSEVTSSPALALGRIALEAGLPAGILNVVTGLGATVGRRLVEHPGVRMVSFTGGTGSGRAIAHAAAEKLMPVALELGGKSPHIVFEDADQDAAIDGVIGGIFEGSGQSCVAGSRLYVQRSIAQAFIEKLVTRASRLRVDLPDADGAQMGPIASFGHREKIEAMVEGARRDGAEVLLGAARPEGKAFEAGAFYRPTILGGLSRDAHVVREEIFGPVLCALVFDDEDDLIDQANDSAYGLASGVWTADYRRAWRVARRLEAGSVWINTYKQLSISTPFGGFKQSGIGREKGVSGLRLYQQSKGIYFGM